The following are encoded in a window of Arcobacter sp. F2176 genomic DNA:
- the argH gene encoding argininosuccinate lyase, translating to MANDQILKNTNAKLLDEFNASVMFDKELYAQDIKGSIAHSQMLKEQGILTIKDQEDIERGLLQVKEEMESGAFEFKIEHEDIHMAVESRLTEIIGEAGKRLHTARSRNDQVATDFRLYVQDKNLSIKVQLKELVNTFVEVAKKHTETLIPGMTHLQHAQPINFGYHLLAYANMFKRDFERFESSYERNNYCPLGSAALAGTPHNINRFSTSEKLGFNSPTISALDTVSDRDFALEILFNISTAMMHISRISEELVTWSSYEFQFVRMSDEYATTSSIMPQKKNPDVPELLRGKTGRVYGNLVSLFTVMKGLPLAYNKDTQEDKEGVFDSVKTIEISISILNEVIKTMIINVERMANACKIGHLSATDLADYLVQKQAMPFRTAYYITKDVVAVANSLNKDISELTLEEIRSSNDNIKDIDEEILLFLDLKASMNARTSFGGTSTKNTNEQIEIFEKWLKN from the coding sequence ATGGCAAATGACCAAATTTTAAAAAATACAAATGCAAAGCTTTTGGATGAATTTAATGCCTCAGTTATGTTTGATAAAGAACTTTATGCACAAGATATAAAAGGTTCAATTGCTCACTCTCAAATGTTAAAAGAACAAGGGATTTTGACAATAAAAGATCAAGAAGACATTGAGAGAGGATTACTTCAAGTAAAAGAAGAGATGGAATCAGGAGCTTTTGAATTTAAAATTGAACATGAAGATATTCATATGGCAGTTGAGAGTAGATTAACTGAGATAATTGGTGAAGCTGGGAAAAGACTTCATACTGCAAGAAGTAGAAACGACCAAGTTGCTACTGATTTTAGACTTTATGTACAAGATAAAAATTTATCAATAAAAGTACAGTTAAAAGAGCTTGTAAATACATTTGTGGAAGTTGCTAAAAAACATACTGAAACTTTAATTCCTGGTATGACACACTTACAACATGCCCAACCAATTAACTTTGGATATCATCTATTGGCTTATGCAAATATGTTTAAAAGAGATTTTGAAAGATTTGAAAGCTCATATGAAAGAAATAATTACTGCCCTTTAGGAAGTGCAGCACTTGCTGGAACTCCGCATAATATAAATAGGTTTTCTACTTCTGAAAAATTAGGATTTAATTCTCCAACTATAAGTGCTCTTGATACTGTTTCAGATAGAGATTTTGCTTTAGAAATTTTATTTAATATAAGTACAGCAATGATGCACATAAGTAGAATATCTGAAGAGTTAGTTACTTGGTCATCTTATGAGTTCCAATTTGTAAGAATGAGTGATGAATATGCAACAACATCTTCAATAATGCCACAAAAGAAAAATCCTGATGTTCCTGAATTATTAAGAGGAAAAACTGGAAGAGTTTATGGGAATTTAGTCTCATTATTCACAGTTATGAAAGGTTTACCACTAGCTTATAATAAAGATACACAAGAAGATAAAGAAGGTGTTTTTGATTCTGTTAAAACTATTGAAATCTCTATTTCTATTTTAAATGAAGTTATAAAAACTATGATAATAAATGTAGAGAGAATGGCAAACGCTTGTAAAATAGGACACTTGAGTGCTACTGATTTAGCTGATTATTTAGTTCAAAAACAAGCTATGCCTTTTAGAACTGCATATTATATCACCAAAGATGTAGTTGCAGTTGCAAATAGTTTAAACAAAGATATTAGTGAATTAACTCTAGAAGAAATAAGAAGTTCAAATGATAATATTAAAGATATTGATGAAGAGATTTTACTATTTTTAGATTTAAAAGCTTCAATGAATGCAAGAACATCATTTGGTGGAACTTCTACAAAAAATACAAATGAACAAATCGAAATATTTGAGAAGTGGTTAAAAAATTAG
- a CDS encoding chemotaxis protein CheV — protein sequence MSGMNSVEQMTQGHLRNVQQLAVFYTGKNNIYAINIAKVKAFVITEEVTINDTPSDTDIIAGIATIRGEPVTLIKLDAWLGNKTLELADYKLIIYCEFNHKKVGFLIKDMLDIVEKTTDELRHSEETNSKITYTTYVKVHDKDELCTVFNAEQLLKDLGWVNDGDDVMNKYVEAPFTTKKVVLAAEDSNVAREVLRKFFKKANLKYEIYNNGADLLDRIRAINPDDVGLVITDIEMPETDGFQVAQFIKSSNKYANIPVIVNSSMTTDAVKNKMRQIGVDGFIGKTDIQALYTTSREFLN from the coding sequence ATGAGTGGTATGAATAGTGTTGAGCAAATGACTCAAGGGCATCTTAGAAATGTGCAACAATTAGCTGTATTTTATACTGGTAAAAATAATATTTATGCAATTAATATTGCAAAAGTAAAAGCTTTTGTAATAACTGAAGAAGTAACAATAAATGATACTCCATCAGATACTGACATTATAGCTGGTATTGCAACTATTAGAGGGGAACCAGTTACTTTAATAAAACTTGATGCATGGTTAGGTAATAAAACACTGGAATTAGCTGATTATAAGTTAATAATCTATTGTGAATTCAATCATAAGAAAGTGGGTTTTTTAATAAAAGACATGCTTGATATTGTTGAAAAAACCACTGATGAATTAAGACATTCAGAAGAAACTAATTCTAAAATAACTTATACTACCTATGTAAAAGTACATGATAAAGATGAATTATGTACAGTATTTAATGCAGAACAATTATTAAAAGACCTTGGATGGGTAAATGATGGTGATGATGTTATGAATAAGTACGTTGAAGCTCCATTTACTACTAAAAAAGTTGTTTTAGCAGCAGAAGATTCAAATGTAGCAAGAGAAGTTTTAAGAAAATTTTTCAAAAAAGCAAATTTGAAATACGAAATTTATAATAATGGGGCAGATTTATTAGACAGAATTAGAGCAATTAATCCAGACGATGTTGGTTTAGTAATTACAGATATCGAAATGCCAGAAACTGATGGTTTTCAAGTTGCACAATTTATAAAATCAAGTAACAAATATGCTAATATTCCTGTTATTGTAAACTCATCTATGACAACAGATGCTGTTAAAAATAAAATGAGACAAATTGGTGTTGATGGATTTATTGGTAAAACTGATATCCAAGCACTATACACTACATCTAGAGAATTTTTAAACTAA
- a CDS encoding ThiF family adenylyltransferase codes for MSKYDRTLKLFGDNNFDKFQNTKIILLGVGGVGSFALDSLYRTGITNITIVDFDTYEESNLNRQMGSEGNIGRVKVEALKEKYPNVQIIHEKITESWVDEFDFSSYSYILDAIDDIKPKVRLIQKYYDKLISTSGSAKRIDPSNIEYISIWDTYNDPFIRKIRYELKKRGFKKKFKVIFSGENPNCIEKGSFEGVTGSFGLMMSSVTIQKIIAN; via the coding sequence ATGTCAAAATACGATAGAACTCTAAAACTTTTTGGAGATAATAATTTTGATAAGTTTCAAAATACAAAAATAATACTTTTAGGTGTAGGAGGAGTTGGTTCATTTGCTCTAGACTCACTTTATAGAACAGGAATAACAAATATAACAATAGTAGATTTTGATACTTATGAAGAATCAAATTTAAATAGACAAATGGGTAGTGAAGGTAATATTGGAAGAGTAAAAGTTGAAGCCTTAAAAGAAAAGTACCCAAATGTGCAAATCATACATGAAAAGATTACAGAATCTTGGGTTGATGAATTTGACTTCTCTTCATATTCATATATTTTAGATGCAATTGATGATATTAAACCAAAAGTTAGACTAATTCAAAAATATTACGATAAACTTATAAGTACAAGTGGTAGTGCAAAAAGAATTGACCCATCTAATATTGAATATATTTCAATATGGGATACATACAACGATCCATTTATTAGAAAAATTCGATATGAATTAAAAAAAAGAGGCTTTAAAAAGAAGTTCAAAGTGATTTTTTCAGGTGAAAATCCAAATTGTATTGAAAAAGGAAGCTTTGAGGGTGTTACTGGTTCTTTTGGTTTAATGATGTCTTCTGTTACAATTCAAAAAATAATTGCTAATTAG
- the greA gene encoding transcription elongation factor GreA, which translates to MEKEPMTNVGYEKITGELDFLKSTERPETVIALEEARQLGDLKENAEYHAAKEKLKLIDVQIAELGAVLSKAVIIDPTSLPHDRVSFGSTVKLVNTDTDEEYEYSIVGGVESNAEKGMISFNSPLAKQLMGKEEGDEFSATLPGGVKNFEVLEVFYKELEL; encoded by the coding sequence ATGGAAAAAGAACCAATGACAAATGTGGGGTATGAAAAAATTACAGGAGAATTGGATTTTCTAAAAAGTACTGAAAGACCTGAAACTGTTATTGCACTTGAAGAAGCAAGACAATTAGGGGATTTAAAAGAAAATGCTGAATATCATGCTGCAAAAGAAAAACTAAAATTAATAGATGTACAAATTGCAGAACTGGGAGCAGTTCTAAGCAAAGCTGTAATAATTGATCCTACTTCTTTACCTCACGATAGAGTTTCATTTGGTTCAACTGTAAAACTAGTAAACACAGATACTGATGAAGAGTATGAATACTCAATTGTAGGTGGTGTTGAATCAAATGCTGAAAAAGGAATGATTTCATTTAATTCACCTTTAGCTAAACAACTAATGGGAAAAGAAGAGGGTGATGAGTTTAGTGCAACTTTACCAGGTGGTGTAAAGAATTTTGAAGTTTTGGAAGTCTTTTATAAAGAACTTGAACTATAA
- a CDS encoding UDP-2,3-diacylglucosamine diphosphatase, with protein sequence MFPNIKENAIFIADSHFNEKRSQFLTFLKKLKSKEIETQQLFLMGDMFDFISEESKYFIKRNNKVISLLNKLSEDIEMIYLEGNHDYNLKNLFPKIKVYKRESQPIFMNYQNQKVALSHGDIFVNDKFYEVYCKFIRNHIFLLFMNAIDFKNFISKKIYYGLLGKNICHNIKSFKDIVSKRVKHYNAKIIIEGHFHQGKEYIIDEKRYKNIQSLTCSNEYIVLTNNEFIGKSL encoded by the coding sequence ATGTTCCCTAATATAAAAGAAAATGCCATATTCATTGCAGATTCTCACTTCAATGAAAAAAGGTCTCAATTCCTAACTTTTCTAAAAAAATTAAAATCAAAAGAGATCGAAACACAACAACTGTTTTTGATGGGTGATATGTTTGATTTTATTTCAGAGGAAAGTAAATATTTTATTAAAAGAAATAATAAAGTAATCTCTTTGTTAAATAAGTTATCAGAAGATATTGAGATGATATATTTAGAAGGAAATCATGATTATAATTTAAAAAATCTATTTCCCAAAATAAAAGTATATAAAAGAGAATCTCAACCTATTTTTATGAATTATCAAAACCAAAAAGTAGCTTTGAGCCATGGGGATATATTTGTAAATGATAAATTTTATGAGGTTTATTGTAAATTTATTAGAAATCATATATTTTTACTTTTTATGAATGCAATTGATTTTAAAAATTTTATTTCTAAAAAGATATATTATGGGCTTTTGGGAAAGAATATTTGCCATAATATTAAAAGCTTTAAAGATATTGTTTCAAAAAGAGTTAAGCACTATAATGCAAAAATAATAATTGAAGGACATTTTCATCAGGGTAAAGAGTATATTATTGATGAAAAAAGATATAAGAACATACAATCTTTAACTTGTAGTAATGAATATATAGTTTTAACTAATAATGAATTTATAGGAAAAAGTTTATGA
- the uvrB gene encoding excinuclease ABC subunit UvrB, translated as MAEFKVESKYSPAGDQPQAIEKLSESILAGNQYNTLLGVTGSGKTYTMAKVIEKTQKPTLIMTHNKTLAAQLYSEFKSFFPNNHVEYFISYYDYYQPEAYIPRSDLFIEKDSSINSELERMRLSATASLLSFDDVIVVASVSANYGLGNPAEYKSMVQKLSVGFEYSQRSLLMKLVDMGYKRNDKFFDRADFRVNGDVIDVFPAYWQDEFIRIEFFADEVESISIHEYMTNVKQKDVQDVTIYSVNPFVVNSENLATAVKKIEEELEERLAFLKAEDRLVEYQRLKQRVEFDLEMIEGTGMCKGIENYARHLTGLEPGETPYSMMDYFEQIGKDFLLIVDESHVSLPQFRGMHAADRSRKEVLVEYGFRLPSALDNRPLMFDEFINKAPHYLFVSATPNELETSMSSVVAEQIIRPTGLLDPTIEIMDSEFQVEKLHDEIKKVVAKNERVLVTVLTKKMAEELTAYYLDLGIRVKYMHSEIDTLERVEIIRQLRLGEFDVLVGINLLREGLDIPETSLVAILDADKEGFLRSKTSLIQTMGRGARNQNGRVILFAKRVTDSMQFAIDVTNKRREVQEAHNKKHGITPTTTSRVLEDNLKLEEYDAVALKLDKLNKMPAAERKKMLIELNKAMTKASKDLNFEEAIRLRDEIEKIKKL; from the coding sequence ATAGCAGAATTTAAAGTTGAAAGTAAATATAGCCCCGCTGGAGATCAACCCCAAGCCATAGAAAAATTAAGTGAATCAATACTTGCAGGTAATCAATATAATACATTACTTGGAGTTACAGGTTCAGGTAAAACTTATACTATGGCAAAGGTGATTGAAAAAACCCAAAAACCAACTTTAATTATGACTCATAATAAAACACTTGCCGCTCAACTTTATAGTGAGTTCAAATCTTTTTTTCCTAATAATCATGTGGAATATTTCATCTCTTATTATGATTATTATCAACCAGAAGCCTATATTCCAAGAAGTGATTTATTTATAGAAAAAGATAGTTCTATAAACTCAGAACTTGAAAGAATGAGGTTAAGTGCAACAGCTTCTTTACTCTCTTTTGATGATGTTATTGTTGTAGCTTCAGTATCTGCAAACTATGGGTTGGGAAATCCTGCTGAATATAAATCTATGGTACAAAAATTATCTGTGGGCTTTGAGTATTCACAACGTTCACTTTTAATGAAACTTGTGGACATGGGTTATAAAAGAAATGATAAGTTTTTTGATCGTGCAGATTTTAGAGTAAATGGGGATGTTATAGATGTATTTCCTGCTTATTGGCAAGATGAATTTATTCGTATAGAGTTTTTTGCTGATGAAGTGGAATCAATCTCTATTCATGAATACATGACTAATGTCAAACAAAAAGATGTACAAGATGTAACCATTTATTCAGTAAATCCTTTTGTTGTAAATAGTGAAAACCTAGCAACTGCCGTAAAAAAAATAGAAGAAGAACTAGAAGAGAGATTAGCCTTTTTAAAAGCTGAAGATAGGCTTGTAGAGTATCAAAGACTAAAACAGCGAGTAGAGTTTGATTTGGAGATGATTGAGGGCACTGGTATGTGTAAAGGTATTGAAAACTATGCCCGACATTTAACAGGACTTGAACCTGGAGAAACACCTTATTCTATGATGGATTATTTTGAACAAATAGGAAAAGATTTTTTACTTATAGTTGATGAATCTCATGTATCCTTACCTCAATTTAGAGGGATGCATGCAGCAGATAGGAGTAGAAAAGAAGTTCTTGTTGAGTATGGATTTAGATTACCAAGTGCTTTAGATAACCGTCCTTTGATGTTTGATGAGTTTATTAATAAAGCACCACATTATCTGTTTGTAAGTGCAACTCCAAATGAATTGGAAACTTCAATGAGTTCAGTTGTCGCTGAACAAATAATCAGACCAACTGGATTGTTAGATCCTACAATTGAGATTATGGATAGTGAATTTCAAGTTGAAAAACTACACGATGAAATCAAAAAAGTTGTTGCAAAAAATGAGCGGGTTTTAGTTACAGTTTTAACTAAAAAGATGGCAGAAGAGCTAACAGCATACTATTTAGACCTAGGTATTAGAGTTAAATATATGCACAGTGAGATAGATACTTTAGAGAGAGTAGAAATCATAAGACAATTAAGACTAGGTGAATTTGATGTATTAGTGGGAATCAATCTTTTAAGAGAAGGTTTAGATATTCCTGAAACTTCATTGGTGGCTATTTTAGATGCGGATAAAGAAGGATTTTTAAGAAGTAAGACTTCTCTTATCCAAACTATGGGAAGAGGTGCCCGAAATCAAAATGGACGTGTTATTCTATTTGCTAAAAGAGTAACTGACTCTATGCAGTTTGCTATAGATGTTACAAACAAAAGAAGAGAAGTTCAAGAAGCCCACAATAAAAAACATGGTATTACTCCAACTACTACTTCAAGAGTATTAGAAGATAACTTAAAACTTGAAGAATATGATGCTGTAGCATTGAAGTTAGATAAGCTAAACAAAATGCCAGCTGCTGAGAGAAAGAAGATGTTAATAGAGCTTAATAAAGCGATGACGAAAGCTTCGAAGGACTTGAACTTCGAAGAGGCGATTAGATTGCGAGACGAAATAGAAAAGATAAAAAAATTATAA
- a CDS encoding type II toxin-antitoxin system RelE/ParE family toxin, translating to MKNYEVQWTKIAQNDLLNIIEYIKTDSVNIAKKVFFEIKEECAKLYYFPERNRIVPELNEIGISKYREVIHKRWRIIYKIESQTVYILLVVDSRQNLEDILFQRLIG from the coding sequence ATGAAAAACTACGAAGTACAATGGACAAAAATCGCCCAAAACGACCTTTTAAACATAATAGAATATATCAAAACAGATAGTGTAAATATAGCAAAAAAAGTATTCTTTGAAATAAAAGAAGAGTGTGCTAAGCTCTATTATTTTCCTGAACGAAACAGAATAGTACCAGAACTCAATGAAATTGGTATTTCAAAATACAGAGAAGTTATTCACAAACGATGGAGAATCATTTATAAAATAGAAAGCCAAACAGTTTATATTTTATTAGTAGTTGATTCAAGACAAAATTTAGAAGATATTTTGTTTCAGAGGTTGATTGGTTAA
- a CDS encoding type II toxin-antitoxin system Phd/YefM family antitoxin: MYLSQDIKPISFLKSKTADVINGVNENKRTVIITQNGEAKAVVQDIKSYENMQNSINLLKLIILSEKDIENKNLIKQDEMFNNLENKLFN; this comes from the coding sequence ATGTATTTAAGCCAAGATATAAAACCAATAAGTTTTCTAAAGTCTAAAACAGCTGATGTAATCAATGGTGTCAATGAAAATAAAAGAACTGTTATAATTACGCAAAATGGCGAAGCAAAAGCTGTGGTGCAAGATATAAAAAGCTATGAAAATATGCAAAATTCAATCAACTTATTAAAACTAATAATTCTAAGTGAAAAAGATATAGAAAACAAAAACCTAATAAAACAAGATGAAATGTTTAACAATTTAGAAAATAAACTATTCAACTAA
- the nth gene encoding endonuclease III: MAKKATKKDIEIIKEAFVEKYSDAVTELNYKNDFELLIAIILSAQCTDKRVNIITPALFEKYPTPFDLAEASLEDVKKLLNSCSFFNNKSQNIIKMARSVIENHGGDIPHDTKALMKLAGVGNKTANVFMIEAEGANLMAVDTHVFRVSHRLGLSDGKTVEQTEEHLVKKLKGDLHIFHQAMVLFGRYTCKAVKPECDNCLFPHVCKTKQSFKPA; encoded by the coding sequence TTGGCTAAAAAAGCAACTAAAAAAGATATTGAGATAATAAAAGAAGCCTTTGTTGAGAAATACTCTGATGCTGTTACAGAACTAAATTATAAAAATGATTTTGAACTTTTAATTGCCATTATACTATCTGCTCAATGTACTGATAAGAGGGTGAATATTATTACTCCTGCATTGTTTGAAAAGTATCCTACGCCTTTTGATTTGGCTGAAGCAAGTCTTGAAGATGTGAAAAAATTGTTAAACTCATGTTCTTTTTTTAATAATAAGTCACAAAATATCATAAAAATGGCTCGTAGCGTTATTGAAAATCATGGTGGAGATATTCCCCATGATACAAAAGCTTTGATGAAATTAGCTGGAGTTGGAAATAAAACTGCAAATGTATTTATGATAGAAGCTGAGGGAGCTAACTTAATGGCTGTGGATACTCATGTATTTAGAGTATCACATCGTTTAGGTTTAAGTGATGGAAAAACTGTTGAGCAAACAGAAGAACATTTGGTAAAAAAACTAAAAGGTGATTTACATATTTTCCATCAAGCGATGGTTTTATTTGGGAGATATACTTGTAAAGCAGTAAAACCTGAGTGTGATAATTGTTTATTTCCTCATGTTTGCAAAACAAAACAATCTTTTAAGCCTGCTTAG